A stretch of Cicer arietinum cultivar CDC Frontier isolate Library 1 chromosome 5, Cicar.CDCFrontier_v2.0, whole genome shotgun sequence DNA encodes these proteins:
- the LOC101493530 gene encoding general transcription and DNA repair factor IIH subunit TFB4 isoform X1, which translates to MTSAPSKLYADDVSLLVVTLDTNPFFWTTFPFHFSEFLSQVLAFLNSILLLGQLNQLVVIATGCNSCGYIYDSTSNRNHASTNGTMPALYSNLLHNLEEFLARDQKLTMPHAPVTVPSSLLSGSLSMALCYIQRAFRSGPMHPQPRILCLQGSTDGPEQYVAIMNAIFSAQRSSVPVDSCYIGSNNSAFLQQASYITGGIYYRPPQMDGLFQYLSTVFATDLHSRAFLRLPKSLGVDFRASCFCHKQTIDMGYVCSVCLSIFCEHHDKCSTSLYLARLNQMLPQQTTGKERLHNVSGLITLILSCPSRELICYVS; encoded by the exons ATGACTTCTGCTCCTTCAAAACTTTACGCAG ATGACGTCAGCCTTCTCGTTGTCACACTCGACACAAACCCTTTCTTCTGGACCACTTTTCCCTTCCACTTCTCCGAGTTCCTCTCTCAA GTTCTCGCTTTTCTCAATTCAATACTTCTTCTCGGCCAGCTTAATCAACTCGTAGTCATCGCCACTGGATGCAATTCATGTGGATACATTTACGATTCCACTTCCAATAGGAACCATGCTTCCACAAACGGTACAATGCCTGCGCTTTATTCCAATCTTCTACACAATCTCGAAGAATTCCTCGCTAGGGATCAGAAATTGACCATGCCTCATGCACCGGTCACAGTTCCTTCTTCGTTGTTATCGGGATCATTGTCCATGGCTCTCTGCT ATATACAGAGAGCTTTTCGTTCAGGACCGATGCATCCTCAGCCTCGG ATTTTATGTCTGCAAGGATCTACTGATGGACCAGAACA GTACGTGGCAATCATGAATGCAATATTCTCTGCTCAGCGTTCTTCA GTTCCTGTAGAttcttgttatattggttcaaataaTTCTGCATTCCTTCAGCAG GCTTCATACATAACTGGTGGCATATATTACAGGCCTCCCCAAATGGATGGGCTTTTTCAATATCTTTCA ACAGTATTTGCAACTGATTTGCATTCTCGTGCATTTTTAAGGCTTCCTAAATCTCTTGGTGTGGACTTTCGTGCCTC GTGCTTCTGCCATAAGCAAACAATTGACATGGGCTATGTATGTTCTGTATGCTTATCCATATTTTGTGAGCATCACGACAAGTGTTCAACCT CTCTGTATTTGGCCAGGCTCAATCAAATGTTGCCTCAGCAGACAACCGGAAAAGAAAGGCTTCATAATGTTTCCGGGCTCATAACACTTATTTTGTCATGTCCATCAAGAGAGCTTATCTGTTATGTCTCTTGA
- the LOC101494073 gene encoding uncharacterized protein: protein MAEDIETTKKDDVDVESQIQTAMLSRVPHFKQQADSLTFEGVRRLLEKDLGFEEYSLDSHKRFIKQCLEKCLEEVGDDDASKMSGEEEEKGESTQEVEGKKEEHQSKDEKDLTEDEEKMEDSPVLGLLKEQKRVKNETKKAEGNGKKVVPNEALIKKAIIKRSSYLKANADEVTVAGLRRLLEEDLKLDKFSLDPFKKFIRQQLDEVLMSSEVLEPAKSAKKIVKKKPDSKVTKKVSTEENSDTSDKVSEEEESQEDEVKPKKKSVPKGKASVGPKKRKGEEIKSPSKKRAKPDKEASEDNSDAEDGGKNSEDDQSHSSAENTTQKKQVSTPVVYSKRVEHLKSVIKACGMSVPPVIYKKVKQVPENKREGQLIKELEEILSREGLSSNPSEKEIKEVKRKKERAKELEGIDMSNIVSSTRRRATTSFAAPPPPKPKPKTPVKTSDKDTEGSDNDKDDEVNDNEEDEEDEEDEEEEDSSDDDGSQSEEFNDDEEDSD, encoded by the exons ATGGCAGAAGATATCGAGACGACGAAGAAGGACGATGTCGACGTCGAGTCCCAAATTCAAACTGCCATGCTCTCTCGCGTTCCTCACTTCAAGCAACAAGCGGa TTCTTTGACATTTGAAGGTGTCCGTAGATTGCTCGAGAAAGATTTAGGATTTGAGGAGTATTCTTTGGATTCCCACAAAAGGTTTATCAAGCAATGTTTGGAAAAG TGCTTAGAAGAGGTTGGTGATGATGATGCCTCAAAGATGTCGGGGGAGGAAGAGGAAAAGGGTGAAAGTACACAAGAGGTGGAAGGGAAAAAGGAGGAACATCAATCTAAAGACGAAAAGGATCTCACCGAAGATGAGGAGAAAATGGAAGATTCTCCAGTACTAGGTCTGCTTAAAGAACAAAAGAGAGTTAAAAATGAAACTAAGAAAGCAGAAGGCAATGGAAAAAAAGTAGTTCCTAATGAGGCCTTGATTAAGAAAGCTATTATAAAAAGATCTTCATACCTCAAGGCTAATGCAGA CGAAGTCACTGTGGCCGGTCTTCGTCGACTATTGGAGGAAGATCTTAAACTTGATAAATTTAGTCTGGATCCCTTTAAGAAGTTTATAAGGCAACAGCTTGATGAG GTACTAATGTCTTCTGAAGTTCTGGAGCCTGCAAAAAGTGCTAAGAAAATTGTTAAGAAGAAGCCTGATTCAAAAGTCACTAAAAAGGTCAGTACTGAAGAGAATTCTGATACTTCAGATAAGGTGAGTGAAGAGGAAGAGAGTCAGGAAGATGAAGTCAaacctaaaaaaaaaagtgttccAAAAGGTAAGGCTTCTGTTGGACCCAAAAAGCGTAAAggagaagagatcaaatcaccCAGCAAGAAAAGGGCCAAGCCTGATAAAGAAGCCTCAGAAGACAATAGTGATGCAGAAGATGGTGGAAAAAACTCTGAAGATGATCAGTCCCATTCATCAGCAGAGAATACTACGCAG AAGAAACAAGTTTCAACTCCTGTTGTGTACAGTAAACGCGTGGAGCACTTGAAATCTGTTATTAAAGCCTGTGGGATGAG CGTTCCTCctgttatttataaaaaagtcaAGCAGGTTCCTGAAAACAAACGGGAAGGACAATTAATTAAGGAATTGGAGGAAATCTTATCTAGAGAAGGCTTGTCTTCAAATCCATCTGAAAAGG AAATCAAAGAAGTGAAAAGGAAGAAGGAGAGAGCCAAGGAACTTGAGGGTATTGATATGAGTAATATTGTGTCAAGTACACGTAGAAGGGCAACAACTAGTTTTGCAGCTCCTCCGCCACCAAAGCCAAAGCCCAAGACTCCTGTGAAAACTAGTGATAAAGATACTGAAGGTAGTGATAATGACAAGGATGATGAAGTGAATGATAATGAAGAGGATGAagaggatgaagaagatgaagaagaggaGGATAGTAGTGATGATGATGGAAGTCAGAGTGAAGAATTTAATGATG ATGAAGAGGACAGCGATTGA
- the LOC101493530 gene encoding general transcription and DNA repair factor IIH subunit TFB4 isoform X2, which yields MTSAPSKLYADDVSLLVVTLDTNPFFWTTFPFHFSEFLSQVLAFLNSILLLGQLNQLVVIATGCNSCGYIYDSTSNRNHASTNGTMPALYSNLLHNLEEFLARDQKLTMPHAPVTVPSSLLSGSLSMALCYIQRAFRSGPMHPQPRILCLQGSTDGPEQYVAIMNAIFSAQRSSVPVDSCYIGSNNSAFLQQASYITGGIYYRPPQMDGLFQYLSTVFATDLHSRAFLRLPKSLGVDFRASCFCHKQTIDMGYVCSVCLSIFCEHHDKCSTCSSVFGQAQSNVASADNRKRKAS from the exons ATGACTTCTGCTCCTTCAAAACTTTACGCAG ATGACGTCAGCCTTCTCGTTGTCACACTCGACACAAACCCTTTCTTCTGGACCACTTTTCCCTTCCACTTCTCCGAGTTCCTCTCTCAA GTTCTCGCTTTTCTCAATTCAATACTTCTTCTCGGCCAGCTTAATCAACTCGTAGTCATCGCCACTGGATGCAATTCATGTGGATACATTTACGATTCCACTTCCAATAGGAACCATGCTTCCACAAACGGTACAATGCCTGCGCTTTATTCCAATCTTCTACACAATCTCGAAGAATTCCTCGCTAGGGATCAGAAATTGACCATGCCTCATGCACCGGTCACAGTTCCTTCTTCGTTGTTATCGGGATCATTGTCCATGGCTCTCTGCT ATATACAGAGAGCTTTTCGTTCAGGACCGATGCATCCTCAGCCTCGG ATTTTATGTCTGCAAGGATCTACTGATGGACCAGAACA GTACGTGGCAATCATGAATGCAATATTCTCTGCTCAGCGTTCTTCA GTTCCTGTAGAttcttgttatattggttcaaataaTTCTGCATTCCTTCAGCAG GCTTCATACATAACTGGTGGCATATATTACAGGCCTCCCCAAATGGATGGGCTTTTTCAATATCTTTCA ACAGTATTTGCAACTGATTTGCATTCTCGTGCATTTTTAAGGCTTCCTAAATCTCTTGGTGTGGACTTTCGTGCCTC GTGCTTCTGCCATAAGCAAACAATTGACATGGGCTATGTATGTTCTGTATGCTTATCCATATTTTGTGAGCATCACGACAAGTGTTCAACCTGTAG CTCTGTATTTGGCCAGGCTCAATCAAATGTTGCCTCAGCAGACAACCGGAAAAGAAAGGCTTCATAA